A single region of the Nocardioides sp. W7 genome encodes:
- a CDS encoding S8 family peptidase codes for MAEPRQHLSHLLVENRSTDEEFRRRGGGDPKVRPVESRSGHGGERLVEVRTALDAADQARAELLTEEELRALGTVITLEGTSAEYPLAIERLERMSVHRKTPKRPQWLLLSVLPAQPDLDLPERAMVWVSDEYRAQFLKLFEDYLGSSSSAGNPRNNELVANIARIRQSVLADLWQSDGQPPQAGTRWWEVWLRPTTDGPDLLRRYAQSAGFGVSSRVLRLIDRNVTWVQATWSQLEGLPFTAVPVAEIRRPEFVDTIEDLTLEEQQEYLDDLLERLEPAPEAAPAVCHLDTGVARTHVLLGESLPEQDLHTVLGISGFDRDGHGTKMAGIALFGDLEGQLAGSAPVVLRHRLESVRIFPQNGEPQHDPITYGDVTAQAVAMPETVASRSRVFCMPVSVKSDAADVPGQPTLWSATVDALAVGAEVVRNGDELELLSVPDPERARLLVVSAGNTDQCVADHLVQSDLSAVLDPGQAWNALTVGAHTELTDLPTDPAYTGWDVVAKDGELSPYSRTSLLFGIKPWPIKPDIVMEGGNVLHDGASLFEPGLPVLSTRTTGHATDLALASAHATSAATAQGARLAALAMATYPEYWPETIRALVVHGAEWTPVMKAAVKEAGKSGKKNQQAVLRRYGWGVPTEDRVLYSTDQAVTLVVQDEFIPFEGNEFKIPAFRLHDLPWPTQVLQDLGDAQVDLRVTLSYFVEPTASRRGWRRRYSYASHHLRFEVQDPLETESQFVQRVNHDARTEEAGGRPGGGQVKWLVGANQRNLGSLHQDIWQTSGVELAHSGKLAVFPVGGWWKNNAAKARVDQPVRYALVVSLKTAEQDVDLYTPVANTLQIPTPIVIE; via the coding sequence TTGGCTGAACCTCGTCAGCATCTGAGCCATCTCCTAGTTGAGAACAGATCCACAGACGAGGAGTTCCGGCGACGCGGCGGAGGCGATCCCAAGGTTCGACCGGTCGAGAGCCGCTCTGGACATGGCGGAGAACGCCTCGTTGAGGTTCGAACAGCACTGGATGCAGCCGATCAGGCACGAGCCGAGCTGCTGACCGAGGAGGAGCTTCGCGCGCTCGGAACCGTGATCACCCTGGAAGGAACCAGCGCCGAGTATCCGCTTGCTATCGAACGCCTAGAACGCATGTCCGTGCACCGCAAGACGCCGAAGCGTCCGCAGTGGCTGCTCCTCTCGGTGCTCCCGGCGCAGCCTGACCTAGACCTTCCGGAACGAGCGATGGTATGGGTCAGTGACGAGTATCGAGCCCAGTTCCTGAAGCTCTTCGAGGACTACCTGGGGAGTTCCAGTTCCGCTGGCAATCCGAGGAACAACGAACTGGTGGCGAACATCGCCCGTATTCGTCAAAGTGTGCTCGCCGACTTGTGGCAGTCCGACGGCCAGCCCCCGCAGGCCGGGACGCGTTGGTGGGAGGTCTGGCTGCGGCCCACGACTGACGGCCCGGATCTCCTTCGTCGCTACGCGCAGTCCGCAGGATTTGGCGTTTCGTCGCGCGTCTTGCGATTGATCGACCGCAACGTGACGTGGGTGCAGGCCACCTGGTCTCAGCTCGAAGGTCTTCCGTTCACGGCGGTGCCGGTGGCGGAGATCCGTCGCCCTGAGTTCGTGGACACGATCGAGGACCTGACACTGGAGGAGCAGCAGGAGTACCTCGACGATCTTCTTGAGCGCCTCGAACCGGCCCCGGAGGCTGCGCCTGCTGTCTGCCATCTTGATACCGGTGTGGCGCGCACTCATGTGCTGCTGGGCGAATCGCTACCCGAGCAGGATCTGCACACCGTGCTCGGAATCAGTGGCTTCGATCGGGACGGCCACGGAACCAAGATGGCCGGAATCGCCTTGTTCGGCGACCTGGAAGGACAACTGGCAGGATCCGCTCCCGTGGTGCTGCGGCACCGCCTGGAGTCCGTGAGGATCTTCCCGCAGAACGGTGAACCGCAGCACGACCCGATCACCTATGGCGACGTGACGGCCCAGGCGGTCGCCATGCCCGAGACCGTCGCCAGTCGGAGCCGTGTGTTCTGCATGCCTGTCAGCGTCAAGTCCGACGCCGCTGACGTGCCGGGTCAGCCAACCCTCTGGTCGGCAACTGTCGATGCCCTCGCGGTCGGGGCTGAGGTTGTCCGTAACGGCGACGAACTTGAACTGCTCTCCGTGCCGGATCCTGAACGGGCTCGGTTGCTGGTGGTCTCGGCCGGAAACACCGACCAGTGCGTTGCTGATCACCTTGTTCAGTCTGATCTGTCAGCGGTCCTGGATCCTGGACAGGCCTGGAATGCCCTGACTGTAGGCGCACATACGGAGCTCACCGATCTGCCGACAGACCCTGCGTACACGGGGTGGGACGTGGTCGCCAAGGACGGTGAGCTTTCCCCGTACAGCCGTACGTCCTTGTTGTTTGGCATCAAGCCTTGGCCGATCAAGCCGGACATCGTGATGGAGGGCGGCAACGTCCTTCACGACGGGGCTTCGCTGTTCGAACCGGGTTTGCCGGTGCTCTCGACCAGAACCACCGGACATGCCACTGATCTCGCGCTGGCGTCGGCGCACGCGACCAGTGCTGCCACTGCTCAAGGTGCGCGCCTCGCTGCGCTGGCGATGGCCACCTACCCGGAGTATTGGCCTGAGACTATCCGCGCGCTTGTAGTGCACGGAGCAGAGTGGACCCCGGTGATGAAGGCCGCCGTGAAGGAGGCGGGCAAGTCCGGCAAGAAGAATCAGCAAGCCGTGCTGCGTCGATACGGCTGGGGAGTTCCGACGGAAGACCGCGTGCTCTATTCGACGGACCAGGCGGTGACTCTGGTCGTTCAAGATGAGTTCATTCCGTTCGAGGGTAACGAATTCAAGATCCCAGCGTTCCGTCTCCACGACCTGCCTTGGCCAACACAAGTTCTTCAAGATCTAGGTGACGCCCAGGTAGACCTGCGGGTCACACTCTCCTACTTCGTCGAGCCCACCGCGTCGCGCCGCGGATGGCGCCGCCGCTACAGCTACGCCTCCCACCACCTGCGCTTCGAAGTCCAAGATCCCTTGGAAACCGAATCGCAGTTCGTCCAACGGGTCAACCACGACGCTCGAACGGAAGAGGCCGGTGGACGCCCCGGGGGCGGACAAGTCAAGTGGCTGGTGGGCGCCAACCAGCGCAACCTCGGTTCGCTACACCAGGACATCTGGCAGACCTCCGGCGTCGAACTTGCGCACTCGGGAAAGCTCGCAGTCTTCCCGGTCGGTGGCTGGTGGAAGAACAACGCCGCCAAAGCCCGAGTCGACCAGCCGGTTCGGTACGCACTGGTGGTCTCCCTGAAGACTGCCGAACAGGACGTCGACCTGTACACCCCCGTTGCGAACACTCTCCAGATTCCGACCCCGATCGTGATCGAGTAG
- a CDS encoding site-specific integrase — protein sequence MTVWGVYAIQGRTPDGRTVAENDKAAARWFVRWRVNEVLKKRTFRTKGYARTFRYQLLRAKLMGWDADDRGWPVDPTLSSASQDHRASPEAAPATTSPSTRSFASYCDDVWWPIMGPTFGDKNMLGHRRNMRVAMDLLTYRPGDPRCTHPAAQPGASILLSDLTADDLRLALVARRSVNDRTRAANDRHLTTAIARGETDISLRPIHASAATVRAFFVTLSMIVKAAMQSGHTVGDPLAGVAKLAPAPKPTRVTTRLVPSIDEVFDLADAIATLGPVVDGHPTGERFRALVLAAGTLAARPGELVAHRPELIAFGTATEPTVVTFEETEAAVYDRETALRGRRTRNLKHREAGDTRQVPAIPETAGALRIHLERGYDGHDRTFTSPSGRARLSWGNITEPYWRAACERIFAGSSRPALVGMPPKTLRKAAITHWLDAGISIYLASDWAGHSTDVAELYYAGRADDLRQRGRAPDPAASPIRSGSVALCVAQNDSAGQRHGWTYRRQ from the coding sequence GTGACGGTTTGGGGCGTCTACGCCATCCAGGGACGAACACCCGACGGCCGGACGGTCGCCGAGAACGACAAGGCCGCCGCCCGCTGGTTCGTCCGCTGGCGGGTTAACGAGGTCCTGAAGAAGCGCACCTTCCGCACCAAGGGGTACGCCCGCACGTTCCGCTACCAGCTCCTACGCGCGAAGCTCATGGGCTGGGACGCCGACGACCGCGGCTGGCCCGTCGACCCGACCCTCAGCTCGGCATCCCAAGACCACCGCGCCTCCCCCGAGGCCGCGCCGGCCACGACGAGTCCATCGACCCGGAGCTTCGCGTCGTACTGCGACGACGTGTGGTGGCCGATCATGGGCCCGACCTTCGGCGACAAGAACATGCTGGGCCACCGACGCAACATGCGCGTCGCCATGGACCTGCTCACCTACCGGCCCGGCGACCCCCGCTGCACCCACCCGGCGGCACAGCCGGGCGCATCGATCCTCCTCTCGGACCTCACCGCCGACGACCTCCGCCTGGCCCTCGTCGCGCGCCGATCCGTGAACGACCGCACCCGCGCCGCCAACGACCGCCACCTCACTACGGCCATCGCCCGAGGCGAGACCGACATCTCGCTCCGACCGATCCACGCGTCCGCCGCCACCGTCCGCGCCTTCTTCGTGACGCTGTCGATGATCGTGAAGGCCGCCATGCAGAGCGGCCACACCGTCGGCGATCCTCTTGCCGGCGTTGCCAAGCTCGCCCCGGCCCCGAAGCCCACCAGGGTGACCACCCGGCTCGTCCCCTCCATCGACGAGGTCTTCGACCTCGCCGACGCCATCGCCACCCTCGGTCCCGTCGTGGACGGTCACCCAACAGGTGAACGCTTCCGAGCCCTCGTCCTCGCCGCCGGCACCCTCGCCGCCCGACCCGGCGAGCTCGTCGCCCATCGACCAGAGCTCATCGCCTTCGGCACCGCGACCGAACCGACCGTCGTCACCTTCGAGGAGACCGAGGCCGCGGTCTACGACCGCGAGACCGCCCTCCGCGGCCGACGTACCCGCAACCTGAAGCACCGCGAAGCCGGCGACACCCGCCAGGTCCCCGCAATCCCCGAGACCGCCGGCGCCCTCCGCATCCACCTCGAGCGCGGGTACGACGGCCACGACCGCACCTTCACCAGCCCCTCCGGACGCGCTCGGCTCTCCTGGGGCAACATCACCGAGCCCTACTGGCGGGCAGCCTGCGAACGCATCTTCGCCGGTAGCTCAAGACCGGCGCTCGTCGGCATGCCGCCCAAGACACTCCGCAAGGCCGCCATCACCCACTGGCTCGACGCCGGCATCAGCATCTACCTCGCCTCCGACTGGGCCGGCCACAGCACTGACGTTGCCGAGCTCTACTACGCGGGACGAGCCGACGACCTACGCCAAAGAGGTCGAGCTCCTGACCCGGCGGCCTCGCCAATCAGATCGGGGTCGGTAGCCCTATGCGTAGCCCAGAATGACTCAGCCGGCCAGCGGCATGGGTGGACTTATCGTCGCCAGTGA
- a CDS encoding helix-turn-helix domain-containing protein has protein sequence MTSYSIATHPDSTLATTGAVPDEPLIDMRALAAWLSVSESTVRKWTAKGPGTGLVPTFIRVNGQIRFRPSDVRDFLVAKQVQ, from the coding sequence ATGACCAGCTACTCGATCGCGACTCACCCCGACAGCACTCTCGCGACGACCGGCGCCGTACCGGACGAGCCGCTCATCGACATGCGAGCCCTGGCCGCCTGGCTCTCCGTGAGCGAGTCGACCGTCCGCAAGTGGACCGCGAAGGGTCCTGGTACCGGTTTGGTCCCGACCTTCATTCGCGTCAACGGTCAGATCCGGTTCCGCCCCTCCGACGTCCGCGACTTCCTGGTCGCCAAGCAGGTTCAGTGA
- a CDS encoding IS256 family transposase — protein sequence MALPQSALSELLDAFRAGDGVDLIRDSVRVALQELIELEAIERVGAAPYERTEDRVTERNGHRPRVLTTKAGDVELRIPKLRKGSFFPIILEPRRRIDQALYAVVMEAYVHGISTRSVDDLVEAMGGTGVSKSEVSRICTGLDETVGAFRTRTLDHVEFPYIYLDATYLHVRNAPGKGGQVVSMAVVVATGVTATGEREILGLDVGDSEDEVFWRSFLLSLKQRGLAGVKLVISDQHSGLVKALKRAFQGVAHQRCRVHFARNLLAHVPKGQADYVAAAFRMIFAQPTAEDVHVAWDKTRDELAARFPKLGPLMDDAKPEVLAFTAFPREHWRKIWSTNPLERVNKEIKRRARVVGIFPNAAAVIRLVGAVLIDMHDEWIAGDRRYLSEGSMAKLYATSDTEPIAAIESSDA from the coding sequence ATGGCCTTGCCCCAGTCTGCCCTGTCCGAACTCCTCGACGCGTTCCGTGCCGGTGATGGCGTCGACCTGATCCGTGATTCGGTCCGGGTCGCGTTGCAGGAGCTGATCGAGCTCGAGGCGATCGAACGCGTCGGCGCCGCACCCTATGAGCGCACCGAGGACCGTGTCACCGAGCGCAACGGCCACCGGCCGCGGGTGCTGACCACCAAGGCCGGCGACGTCGAGCTGCGGATCCCCAAGCTGCGGAAGGGCTCGTTCTTCCCGATCATCCTCGAGCCCCGTCGTCGGATCGATCAGGCGCTCTACGCGGTGGTGATGGAGGCCTACGTCCACGGGATCTCGACTCGCAGCGTCGACGACCTTGTCGAAGCGATGGGCGGCACGGGTGTCTCCAAGTCCGAGGTCTCCCGGATCTGCACCGGCCTGGATGAGACCGTCGGCGCGTTCCGCACCCGCACCCTGGACCACGTCGAGTTCCCCTACATCTATCTCGACGCGACCTACCTCCACGTCCGCAACGCACCTGGCAAAGGTGGCCAGGTCGTGTCGATGGCGGTGGTCGTCGCGACGGGTGTCACCGCAACCGGTGAACGGGAGATCCTCGGCCTGGACGTTGGTGACAGCGAGGACGAGGTCTTCTGGCGCAGCTTCCTGCTCAGCCTCAAACAACGCGGACTGGCCGGCGTGAAGCTGGTGATCTCAGATCAACACTCCGGCCTCGTCAAGGCGTTGAAGCGCGCGTTCCAGGGCGTCGCGCACCAACGGTGCCGGGTCCACTTCGCCCGCAACCTCCTGGCCCACGTCCCCAAAGGCCAGGCCGACTACGTTGCAGCTGCGTTCCGGATGATCTTCGCCCAGCCCACCGCCGAGGACGTCCACGTGGCGTGGGACAAGACCCGCGACGAGCTCGCCGCCCGCTTCCCCAAACTCGGGCCACTGATGGACGACGCGAAGCCCGAGGTCCTCGCCTTCACCGCATTCCCACGCGAGCACTGGCGCAAGATCTGGTCGACCAACCCGCTCGAGCGGGTCAACAAGGAGATCAAGCGCCGCGCCCGGGTCGTGGGCATCTTCCCCAACGCCGCGGCGGTGATCAGGCTGGTAGGCGCGGTGCTGATCGACATGCACGACGAGTGGATCGCCGGGGACCGCCGCTACCTCTCCGAAGGATCCATGGCCAAGCTCTACGCCACCAGCGATACTGAACCAATCGCCGCCATCGAGAGCAGCGACGCGTAG
- a CDS encoding reverse transcriptase domain-containing protein → MAYLTVTEFAHRSGVTANELRLRCRNGTLPAAKHRGRWLIDEAAVPALAGSRRYVGLSRRVNLNAALAHVRSLDLIEEWVPDLLRHEDQLADIGSVVAGARSRIRSGTWGPPRDVEVPKTSFFTRPGRLISLEERVAFHAVVATFAGAIDKSLSNRVYSARLAAGGKFFTRRGTNQWKRWLRYVRRRLTHGEPWMIKTDLTAYFDTIKFDLLEDELKALAVPVDSREALMGMLQAWSPLKGAGLVQGPDAARVLGNLYLAPVDSVMVAAGFGYSRYMDDVRITGATKADVIEGMRVLEKECRNRGLILSPNKTTIHSGPDALNVDREDGRGAVLYFLGARDFRSARKRLRLLLRQSTSAPGELDPRNFKFSLWRLAKLRDRTVLAHVLSRLDDLAPAASVVAEYLRPYIDEALVESELSDFLDDVDNVRHPHLVFHLFAAMLDHPGPLPSRWIDHAVRLMKDAAAPAELRGIAANLAARSRHPRVIAWIRRSAKSTPDVYLVRSYATALARVGSLDAVTVGFLRAQDPLLARSASYLTNAKSLPSLATLKARVPIP, encoded by the coding sequence GTGGCGTACCTCACCGTCACCGAGTTCGCCCACCGATCCGGCGTGACGGCCAATGAGTTGCGATTGAGATGTAGAAACGGCACGCTTCCGGCCGCGAAGCATCGTGGCCGGTGGCTGATCGACGAGGCTGCCGTGCCAGCTCTTGCTGGGTCTCGGCGATATGTGGGGCTGAGTCGCCGGGTCAATCTAAACGCTGCGCTCGCTCATGTGAGATCGCTCGACCTAATCGAGGAGTGGGTCCCTGATCTACTTCGCCACGAAGACCAACTGGCCGACATCGGGTCTGTCGTAGCAGGCGCACGGTCACGTATTCGTTCGGGTACCTGGGGGCCTCCTCGCGATGTTGAGGTGCCCAAGACGTCCTTCTTCACTCGACCAGGTCGACTGATATCCCTCGAAGAGCGCGTCGCCTTCCATGCGGTTGTTGCGACTTTTGCAGGCGCTATCGACAAGTCCCTGTCGAATCGCGTGTACTCCGCACGCCTTGCCGCAGGGGGCAAGTTTTTCACGCGTCGGGGGACGAATCAATGGAAGCGTTGGCTTCGATACGTGCGGCGACGCCTCACCCACGGTGAACCGTGGATGATCAAGACAGATCTGACGGCATACTTCGACACAATCAAGTTCGATCTTCTCGAAGATGAACTGAAGGCTTTGGCGGTTCCCGTGGACTCGCGCGAAGCGCTAATGGGCATGCTGCAGGCCTGGTCCCCCTTGAAGGGCGCGGGGCTAGTTCAGGGCCCAGATGCTGCGCGGGTACTTGGGAACTTGTACTTGGCTCCGGTCGATTCGGTTATGGTTGCCGCTGGGTTCGGTTACTCCCGGTACATGGACGACGTCCGGATCACTGGTGCAACCAAGGCTGATGTCATCGAGGGCATGCGAGTCCTAGAAAAGGAGTGCCGCAATCGCGGTCTGATCCTCAGCCCGAACAAGACGACAATTCATAGCGGACCTGACGCTCTTAATGTTGACCGCGAGGATGGGCGCGGGGCAGTGCTGTACTTCCTCGGGGCCAGAGATTTCCGCAGTGCCAGAAAGAGGCTGCGCCTGCTCTTGCGGCAATCCACATCCGCCCCGGGAGAACTCGACCCGCGCAATTTCAAGTTCAGTCTGTGGCGACTCGCCAAGTTGCGCGACCGAACTGTTCTTGCTCATGTACTGTCACGGCTCGACGATCTCGCGCCGGCCGCATCGGTTGTGGCGGAGTATCTTCGGCCGTACATAGACGAAGCTCTCGTGGAGTCGGAGCTTTCGGACTTCCTCGACGACGTTGACAACGTCCGCCACCCACATCTTGTGTTTCACCTTTTCGCGGCCATGCTCGATCACCCTGGCCCCTTGCCGAGCCGTTGGATCGACCATGCGGTGCGGCTAATGAAGGACGCGGCGGCGCCTGCCGAGCTCAGGGGTATCGCGGCCAACCTAGCTGCGAGATCTCGGCATCCGAGGGTTATTGCTTGGATCCGACGATCGGCGAAGTCAACTCCGGATGTTTACCTTGTTCGCAGTTATGCCACGGCACTCGCTCGCGTCGGATCGTTGGACGCCGTGACTGTCGGTTTCCTGCGCGCTCAGGATCCACTACTGGCGCGATCGGCCTCCTACTTGACCAACGCCAAGTCGCTCCCTTCGTTGGCGACACTGAAGGCGCGAGTCCCGATCCCTTAG
- a CDS encoding DUF4041 domain-containing protein, with amino-acid sequence MATPQGWYDDPQDQSIIRWWDGQQWTSHTKPKAQATPALAPVQPPQPQQPAAPAASFKASKPKLFGKGQALDEAHAEIDRLRAELARLGAMDIADLQAERERLQGEVAAAGEQLAASQVDGQRQRQEIESQLAAARRMVVETEETAILQEVGIYRYQHPLDDSVAYRAELSRIQDQIKAMVKKDGGAISATTSWNVNGSATEGRKMVNDISKLMLRAYNAEADNLVRSMKPYKLQSATDRLDKVAMTIEKLGRSMSIKVSVPYHQLRWRELELTADYLEKVAEEKERDREERERLREERKVEQEIERERQRLRKEEQQFRQAIAQLAAQGDAEGAARLQARLEGVIGEIEAVDFRARTLTAGHVYVISNIGSFGEGVLKIGMTRRLEPMDRVKELGDASVPFIFDVHALYFADNAVRIEREMHQRFADRRVNRVNNRKEFFKVTAAEARDALTELSGELMTFVEEPEALEYRQGLQGATADTSLV; translated from the coding sequence ATGGCAACGCCACAGGGCTGGTACGACGATCCGCAGGACCAGAGCATCATCCGTTGGTGGGACGGCCAGCAGTGGACGAGCCACACGAAGCCGAAGGCTCAGGCGACCCCGGCGCTCGCACCGGTTCAGCCGCCCCAACCTCAGCAGCCGGCCGCCCCGGCCGCGTCGTTCAAGGCGTCGAAGCCGAAACTCTTCGGCAAGGGCCAGGCCCTGGACGAGGCGCACGCCGAGATCGATCGACTTCGCGCCGAGCTCGCTCGCCTCGGGGCGATGGACATCGCCGACCTGCAGGCCGAGCGGGAGCGGCTGCAGGGTGAGGTCGCCGCGGCCGGGGAGCAACTCGCGGCGTCTCAGGTAGACGGGCAGCGTCAGCGTCAGGAGATCGAGTCCCAGCTGGCGGCGGCGCGGCGCATGGTCGTCGAGACCGAGGAGACCGCGATCCTGCAGGAGGTGGGGATCTACCGCTACCAGCACCCGCTCGACGACTCTGTCGCCTACCGCGCGGAACTGTCGCGGATCCAGGACCAGATCAAGGCGATGGTGAAGAAGGACGGCGGCGCCATCTCGGCGACGACCAGCTGGAACGTGAACGGCTCGGCGACCGAGGGTCGCAAGATGGTCAACGACATCTCGAAGCTGATGCTGCGCGCCTACAACGCCGAGGCCGACAACCTGGTGCGCTCGATGAAGCCGTACAAGCTCCAGTCCGCCACCGATCGTCTCGACAAGGTCGCGATGACGATCGAGAAACTCGGCCGATCGATGAGCATCAAGGTCTCGGTGCCGTACCACCAGCTCCGGTGGCGCGAGCTGGAGCTGACCGCGGATTACCTGGAGAAGGTCGCCGAGGAGAAGGAGCGCGATCGCGAGGAGCGGGAGCGGCTGCGCGAGGAGCGGAAGGTCGAGCAGGAGATCGAGCGCGAGCGTCAGCGCTTGCGCAAGGAGGAGCAGCAGTTCCGCCAGGCGATCGCTCAGCTCGCGGCCCAGGGCGACGCCGAGGGAGCCGCCCGCCTGCAGGCTCGGCTCGAAGGGGTCATTGGCGAGATCGAGGCCGTGGACTTCCGGGCCCGGACCCTGACCGCCGGACACGTGTACGTGATCTCCAACATCGGCTCCTTCGGCGAGGGCGTGCTGAAGATCGGCATGACCCGTCGCCTGGAGCCGATGGACCGGGTCAAGGAGCTCGGTGACGCCTCGGTGCCGTTCATCTTCGACGTGCACGCGCTGTACTTCGCCGACAACGCCGTGCGGATCGAGCGCGAGATGCATCAGCGGTTCGCCGATCGCCGCGTCAACCGCGTCAACAACCGCAAGGAGTTCTTCAAGGTCACCGCGGCCGAGGCCCGCGACGCGTTGACCGAGTTGTCCGGTGAGCTGATGACGTTCGTCGAAGAGCCCGAGGCGCTGGAGTACCGCCAAGGACTGCAGGGTGCGACGGCCGACACCAGTCTGGTCTGA
- a CDS encoding TIGR02391 family protein, with the protein MVDLRAVTDRLQTLSHELRSELAFIPSRGGVADRRRVEATVLVASCLGKDHYLVDKLENWVSFSAANRFARTSPVDELCGYVDAAVALIDSDGLSPRRMPTCDPELWVHVEPLVESAIWDKIPSTVVTFVEDWFRRTAGDPPNKKGGKLYGSGLFAEILRPGGSFSLGADPSEMEGWRDLGVGLAKAVGNGHRHTINTRDDAEQLAWNVIGLGSLLISEMRRTHGATTTSS; encoded by the coding sequence ATGGTGGACCTACGTGCCGTGACAGATCGCCTGCAGACCCTCTCCCACGAGTTGCGCAGCGAGTTGGCATTCATCCCGAGCCGCGGGGGAGTGGCTGACCGCAGACGAGTCGAGGCCACGGTGCTGGTGGCGTCTTGCTTGGGTAAGGACCACTACCTCGTCGACAAGCTGGAGAACTGGGTCTCCTTCTCCGCAGCAAACCGGTTCGCACGTACCAGTCCGGTCGACGAGCTCTGTGGATACGTCGACGCCGCGGTTGCCCTGATCGACAGCGACGGCTTGTCCCCGAGGCGAATGCCGACCTGCGACCCCGAGCTCTGGGTCCACGTCGAGCCACTCGTCGAGAGCGCCATCTGGGACAAGATCCCTTCAACGGTTGTGACGTTCGTGGAGGACTGGTTCCGCCGAACGGCCGGAGACCCTCCGAACAAGAAGGGCGGGAAGCTGTACGGGTCGGGCCTGTTCGCCGAGATCCTTCGACCTGGCGGATCGTTCTCACTCGGAGCCGACCCGAGCGAGATGGAGGGTTGGCGTGACCTGGGTGTCGGCCTCGCCAAGGCGGTCGGCAACGGCCACCGGCACACGATCAATACTCGTGATGACGCTGAGCAGCTGGCGTGGAACGTGATCGGACTCGGGAGCCTGCTGATCTCCGAGATGCGCCGCACGCACGGCGCAACGACGACATCGAGCTGA
- a CDS encoding class I SAM-dependent methyltransferase, which translates to MSVFIGRVGLAVFTATDRRADPAAVSRPDVPGETLLLHTGHVDAKPYDALAGEYYDAAHKTSRNFDATTIDAVATLQHDLPTGKVLEVGAGRGRANEFLNIDSNRIVQLDNSAAMLRLQPREASLVRVLNDAESLPFPDGEFSVVLAFLCDPFLGLNFLSEARRVLTSGGVLLGTTPSEVWGRALRGKLDVDQMETRFMLRTGSIAKVPSALYSVSQLKLMLEAAGFDPTSIKISSYSLPEGVQPVSADVTSPAEQLGLSPYRLPILDLFEARAV; encoded by the coding sequence ATGAGCGTGTTCATCGGCAGGGTGGGCCTTGCGGTGTTCACGGCCACCGACCGTCGAGCTGACCCGGCGGCCGTATCGCGACCGGATGTACCTGGGGAGACTCTGTTGCTTCATACTGGGCATGTGGACGCGAAGCCCTATGATGCACTTGCAGGCGAATACTACGACGCCGCCCATAAGACGTCGCGGAATTTCGACGCGACAACGATCGATGCTGTCGCCACTCTCCAGCATGACTTGCCGACGGGGAAGGTGCTAGAGGTCGGGGCTGGTCGCGGTCGCGCCAATGAGTTCTTAAACATCGACTCGAATCGCATCGTTCAATTGGACAACTCTGCCGCAATGTTGCGTCTCCAGCCGCGCGAGGCGTCGCTAGTGCGTGTGTTGAACGATGCCGAGAGCCTACCGTTTCCTGATGGCGAATTTAGCGTTGTCTTGGCCTTCCTATGTGATCCATTCTTGGGGCTCAATTTCTTGAGCGAAGCTCGGCGCGTACTGACGTCGGGAGGCGTGCTATTGGGAACAACGCCGAGCGAAGTTTGGGGTCGGGCTCTCAGGGGGAAATTGGATGTCGACCAGATGGAGACGCGATTTATGCTCCGTACTGGAAGCATCGCAAAAGTTCCCTCGGCGCTCTACTCTGTATCTCAGTTGAAACTCATGCTCGAGGCCGCAGGTTTCGATCCGACAAGCATTAAGATCAGTTCGTATAGCCTTCCGGAAGGCGTCCAGCCAGTTTCTGCAGATGTTACTTCTCCGGCCGAGCAACTCGGACTGTCGCCATACCGGTTGCCGATACTGGACCTTTTTGAGGCTCGGGCCGTGTAA